The following proteins are encoded in a genomic region of Arachis ipaensis cultivar K30076 chromosome B02, Araip1.1, whole genome shotgun sequence:
- the LOC107626282 gene encoding putative disease resistance RPP13-like protein 1 isoform X2 has product MAAKLEGGGAYLSSFVDVVLKKLYLVLDDDDSFTERNNLLGRLEKSLSDVGPVLDDAEQKQFTNEKVKSWLDDLQDALYKADDLVDELSTEAAIATQRDPGNSYSWSHPVDSYINYSSGKEKVVQRLEYVVARKNLLHLKESAKVDMSSWRTPSTSLVVSSDIFGRDNDKEKIIKLLLNDTCHAESPVTVIPIVGLGGIGKTTLAQLVYNDAKVAKNFDLKVWVCVAENFDPVNLTRIILKKITSCSCDTDDFESLQTDLKDKLAGKRFLVVLDDVWDDREDIWEDILKPFWYENNGSKILLTTRSEKVASVFTATNQHYQLRLLSDQDCWSVFFRHSSLSINSKQYATLEPIGRKIVEKCKGLPLAVKTLGGLLRHKYNVGDWENILESEIWELPEDKSKIVPALRVSYHYLPSHLKRCFIYCSLFPEDYQFDKNELILLWMAEDLVLPNENYTLENIGCTYFDELVARSFFQPSSIDVGLFVMHDLMHDLATFFAGKFYFRVREFGDLQKIHDKTRHLSYTANPNDPVIRLGEPYKGETHMRTFLVVHLLHLYELIDITSDSLHLQLLELRCLRALSFKCFCIESLPDSIDKLIHLHYLDLSYTLILTLPESLCKLYNLQTLKLTYCERLKILPCRMQDLVNLRHLDIEGTSSLIEMPKGMSKLKHLNFLSGYILGKQEENGIRELGSLDNLHGSLCISNLKNVNNSREALEAKMGNKKHINILELKWIPEDDDEEDDDVDFQKERNILGELQPHRNLKELSIDDYRGEIFPDWLGLSCYSNLTNLSMYRCKNCRQLPSLGQLPSLEHLRIFDFDGLERIGGEFYNNAESSHQGTPFRSLQTLIFCGMPRWREWHTPDDFDGFPKLKKLDIAECPVLSGDLPAHLPEMEQLTIWKCEELACSLPRAPKLQELLVSSSECLEDVKPHEVVIEETQQAKSVLECLLHIESLCLQSLKIQKCSSAISISGDYLPDSLQDLRISDCSKLTFSKPLQHKSLTEIHVSQCDSLTLFPLGSLPNLKKLSISECPRLASVPGLGFSAPHLEILEIDACEEIDSFGEECLPPSLTTLRISKCEKLERWITSNGLQGEESPLRCKVEGMKDQQIQS; this is encoded by the coding sequence ATGGCTGCAAAACTTGAAGGTGGTGGAGCTTATCTCTCTTCCTTTGTAGATGTTGTTTTAAAGAAGCTGTATTTAGTACTTGATGACGACGACTCATTCACCGAAAGGAACAACTTGCTTGGAAGATTGGAGAAAAGTCTGTCTGATGTTGGACCTGTTCTTGATGATGCTGAGCAGAAGCAGTTCACTAACGAGAAAGTGAAGAGTTGGCTTGATGATCTCCAAGATGCTCTCTATAAGGCTGATGACTTGGTCGATGAACTCTCCACTGAAGCTGCCATTGCCACCCAAAGGGATCCAGGTAACTCTTATTCCTGGTCTCATCCGGTTGATTCATATATTAATTATAGTAGTGGCAAGGAAAAAGTAGTTCAAAGACTAGAGTATGTTGTAGCACGCAAAAATTTACTTCATCTGAAGGAGAGTGCCAAGGTGGACATGTCATCATGGAGAACTCCATCCACATCTCTCGTTGTAAGTTCCGACATATTTGGTCGGGACAATGACAAGGAAAAGATAATCAAATTGTTGCTAAATGATACTTGTCATGCTGAATCACCTGTCACTGTGATCCCTATTGTGGGTCTGGGTGGAATAGGAAAAACTACTTTGGCTCAATTGGTTTACAATGATGCCAAAGTGGCGAAAAATTTTGACCTTAAAGTGTGGGTGTGTGTTGCTGAAAACTTTGATCCTGTTAACCTTACACGGATTATACTAAAGAAAATAACTTCTTGTTCTTGTGACACCGATGACTTTGAATCACTTCAGACTGATTTGAAGGATAAGTTGGCAGGGAAGAGATTCTTAGTTGTTTTAGATGACGTCTGGGATGATCGAGAGGATATATGGGAGGATATTCTAAAACCTTTTTGGTACGAGAATAATGGAAGTAAAATTCTCTTAACAACCCGTAGTGAAAAGGTTGCTTCTGTTTTCACAGCTACTAATCAACATTACCAACTGCGTTTATTGTCTGATCAAGACTGTTGGTCGGTGTTTTTTAGGCATTCATCTCTTTCTATTAATTCTAAACAATATGCAACTCTAGAACCAATTGGTAGAAAAATTGTTGAAAAGTGTAAGGGGTTACCTTTGGCTGTGAAGACACTCGGAGGTTTATTGCGCCACAAGTATAATGTAGGGGACTGGGAGAATATACTTGAAAGTGAAATTTGGGAACTCCCAGAAGATAAGAGTAAGATTGTTCCTGCATTAAGAGTAAGCTATCACTATCTTCCTTCACATCTAAAGCGGTGCTTTATTTACTGCTCATTATTTCCTGAGGATTATCAATTTGACAAAAATGAATTAATCTTGCTGTGGATGGCTGAAGATCTCGTACTACCAAACGAAAACTACACGTTAGAAAATATTGGTTGTACATATTTTGATGAGTTAGTTGCAAGGTCATTTTTTCAACCTTCTAGTATTGATGTTGGTTTATTtgtaatgcatgatctcatgcaTGATTTAGCAACATTTTTTGCTGGAAAGTTTTATTTCAGAGTCAGAGAATTTGGAGATCTACAAAAGATTCACGACAAAACTCGTCATTTGTCATATACGGCAAATCCTAACGATCCAGTCATACGACTTGGAGAGCCCTACAAGGGAGAAACTCATATGAGAACATTTCTAGTTGTTCATTTGCTTCATCTTTATGAATTAATTGATATAACAAGTGATTCTTTGCACTTACAATTATTAGAATTGAGGTGTTTAAGAGCGTTGTCATTTAAATGTTTTTGTATTGAGTCATTGCCTGATTCAATAGATAAACTGATCCATTTGCATTATTTGGATCTCTCTTACACCCTTATTTTGACATTGCCCGAGTCATTGTGTAAATTATACAATCTCCAAACGTTGAAGTTGACTTATTGTGAGAGGCTGAAGATTCTTCCTTGCCGTATGCAAGATCTAGTGAACCTGCGCCATCTTGATATTGAAGGAACTTCTTCGTTGATAGAGATGCCAAAGGGAATGAGCAAGTTAAAACATCTGAACTTCTTGAGTGGTTATATTCTCGGCAAGCAGGAGGAGAATGGAATAAGAGAATTGGGATCACTTGACAATCTTCATGGCTCACTATGTATTTCCAACTTAAAGAATGTCAACAACAGCCGTGAAGCTTTGGAGGCAAAGATGGGTAACAAGAAGCACATCAACATTTTAGAATTGAAATGGATTCCAGAGGACGATGACGAggaagatgatgatgttgattttcAAAAAGAGAGAAACATACTTGGGGAGTTACAACCTCACCGAAACTTGAAAGAGTTATCAATTGATGATTATAGGGGTGAAATATTCCCTGATTGGTTAGGCCTTTCTTGCTACTCCAATTTAACCAACTTGAGTATGTATCGTTGTAAGAATTGCCGTCAGCTTCCTTCACTAGGACAGTTACCCTCTCTGGAGCATCTCAGAATTTTTGATTTCGATGGGTTGGAGAGAATTGGTGGTGAGTTTTACAACAACGCTGAATCATCTCATCAGGGCACACCCTTCAGATCTCTTCAAACTCTGATATTTTGTGGAATGCCTCGCTGGCGAGAGTGGCATACTCCTGATGACTTTGACGGATTTCCGAAACTTAAAAAACTTGACATAGCAGAATGTCCGGTGTTAAGTGGAGATCTGCCAGCTCACCTTCCGGAAATGGAGCAACTTACCATTTGGAAGTGCGAAGAGCTTGCATGTTCGCTGCCGAGAGCTCCCAAGCTTCAAGAATTACTTGTAAGTAGTTCTGAGTGCTTGGAGGATGTGAAACCGCACGAGGTAGTAATTGAAGAAACTCAGCAGGCGAAGTCCGTATTGGAGTGCCTGCTCCACATCGAATCGCTGTGTCTCCAAAGTTTGAAAATCCAGAAGTGTTCATCAGCCATATCAATTTCAGGAGACTATTTGCCGGATTCATTACAAGATCTGAGGATATCAGATTGTTCAAAATTAACATTCTCTAAGCCATTGCAACACAAGTCCCTAACGGAGATACATGTGTCCCAGTGTGATTCACTGACGTTGTTTCCATTGGGGTCCCTTCCAAATCTCAAGAAACTCTCAATCTCAGAATGCCCCCGTTTAGCATCCGTGCCGGGGCTAGGCTTTTCTGCGCCACACCTAGAGATACTGGAAATTGATGCTTGCGAAGAAATAGATTCTTTTGGAGAGGAGTGCCTCCCACCGAGCTTGACAACTCTTCGGATCAGTAAATGCGAGAAACTAGAGAGGTGGATAACATCCAATGGTTTGCAGGGTGAAGAATCTCCTTTGAGGTGCAAAGTGGAAGGGATGAAGGATCAACAAATTCAATCATAA